One Methylobacterium sp. 77 DNA window includes the following coding sequences:
- a CDS encoding GcrA family cell cycle regulator: MNQLVRLSQIGDADAIAEPSAELRVPFAQSGAFVCKFIIGEPNDRAVCCGAPAPDGKSWCAFHRRIVFEPARPGRLR; encoded by the coding sequence ATGAATCAACTCGTTCGCCTGTCACAGATCGGCGATGCAGACGCCATTGCCGAACCGTCGGCCGAACTGCGCGTGCCTTTCGCACAGTCGGGTGCCTTCGTGTGCAAGTTCATCATCGGCGAGCCGAACGATCGTGCGGTCTGCTGCGGCGCACCGGCGCCGGACGGCAAGAGCTGGTGTGCATTCCACCGCCGCATCGTCTTCGAGCCGGCGCGCCCCGGCCGACTTCGCTAA
- a CDS encoding dicarboxylate/amino acid:cation symporter, which translates to MSTAAFSTAVPATRAPLYTSLFFQVVVALILGIVLGMVAPGFAQGLKVFSDGFLKLISMIVAPIVFCVVVHGIAGAGDLKKVGRVGVKALVYFEVMTTVALALGLILAYLFGPGHGMNIDTSTLDPKALNTYAENAHKLQGGGLSSFILNIIPTTSFDALARNDVLQVLFFAIIFGISLALVGGEAGARVTGLIEALSTVLFKAMGLIVRLAPLGVLGAVAYTVGRYGIGSLQQLVSLVALFYVAVFFFVVVVLGGVMALVGINIFKFLAYLREELTIVLATASSDAVLPQIMRKLEHLGVKDSVVGLVVPTGYSFNLDAFSIYLTLAVVFIAQATNTPLSFGDLLLVLGISLVTSKGAHGVPGSAIVILAATLNAVPSIPAIGLVLVLSVDWFVGMARAVGNLVGNCVATVVVAAWEGDLDRERAHRVLAGNGPTDATLS; encoded by the coding sequence ATGTCGACTGCCGCCTTCTCCACTGCGGTCCCCGCGACCCGCGCGCCGCTCTACACATCGCTGTTCTTCCAGGTGGTCGTGGCGCTGATCCTCGGTATCGTCCTCGGCATGGTCGCCCCCGGCTTCGCCCAAGGCCTGAAGGTGTTCAGCGACGGCTTTCTCAAGCTGATCTCGATGATCGTGGCGCCGATCGTCTTCTGTGTCGTCGTCCACGGAATCGCCGGAGCGGGCGACCTCAAGAAGGTCGGCCGGGTCGGGGTGAAGGCGCTGGTCTATTTCGAGGTCATGACCACGGTGGCCTTGGCCCTCGGTCTGATTCTGGCCTACCTGTTCGGCCCCGGCCACGGCATGAACATCGATACCTCGACTCTCGATCCGAAGGCGCTCAACACCTACGCTGAGAACGCGCACAAGCTCCAGGGCGGCGGCCTCTCCAGCTTCATCCTCAACATCATACCCACCACCTCCTTCGATGCGCTGGCCCGCAACGACGTCCTCCAAGTGCTGTTCTTCGCCATCATCTTCGGCATCAGCCTGGCTCTTGTCGGCGGAGAGGCGGGTGCCCGCGTCACCGGTCTGATCGAGGCTCTCTCCACCGTCCTGTTCAAGGCGATGGGGCTCATCGTGCGGCTGGCGCCCCTCGGCGTCCTCGGCGCCGTCGCCTACACGGTGGGTCGCTACGGAATCGGTTCGCTGCAGCAACTCGTGTCGCTCGTCGCCTTGTTCTACGTGGCGGTCTTCTTCTTCGTCGTGGTCGTGCTCGGTGGCGTGATGGCGCTGGTCGGGATCAACATCTTCAAATTCCTCGCTTATCTACGCGAGGAGCTGACCATCGTCCTGGCGACGGCCTCCTCCGATGCGGTGCTGCCGCAGATCATGCGCAAGCTCGAGCATCTCGGCGTCAAGGATTCGGTCGTCGGCCTCGTGGTGCCCACCGGCTATTCCTTCAACCTCGACGCCTTCTCGATCTATCTCACCCTCGCCGTGGTCTTCATCGCGCAGGCGACGAACACGCCGCTGAGCTTCGGCGACCTCCTGCTGGTGCTCGGCATCTCACTCGTCACCTCTAAGGGCGCCCACGGCGTGCCGGGCTCGGCCATCGTGATCCTGGCCGCGACCCTCAATGCGGTGCCGAGCATTCCGGCGATCGGCCTCGTCCTGGTCCTGTCGGTGGATTGGTTCGTCGGCATGGCTCGCGCGGTCGGCAACCTCGTCGGCAATTGCGTCGCCACCGTCGTGGTCGCCGCCTGGGAGGGGGATCTCGACCGCGAAAGGGCCCATCGGGTGCTGGCCGGAAACGGGCCCACCGATGCCACGCTGAGCTAA
- a CDS encoding superoxide dismutase family protein — translation MRRFLSVLALVGGVAPALAQAPTAAPPAPAAAAPATSAAPQTYESKVVNGKGEPIGTIAIRDGASALVLRLAIQPGGLPPGWHGIHFHAVADCSDMEKFEKSKAHVNHDQSKHGLLNPEGPDEGDLPNVYANADGSVNAEVSSETPLTGEGGLKDADGSALIIHANADDHTSQPIGGAGARIACSVIK, via the coding sequence ATGAGACGATTCCTGTCGGTCCTCGCCCTGGTGGGCGGCGTCGCACCCGCCCTCGCACAGGCCCCGACTGCTGCGCCACCGGCTCCTGCGGCAGCCGCACCCGCGACTTCGGCCGCTCCGCAGACCTACGAGAGCAAGGTCGTCAACGGGAAGGGTGAACCGATCGGAACGATCGCCATCCGCGATGGGGCGAGCGCGTTGGTGCTGCGTCTGGCAATCCAACCCGGCGGCCTGCCCCCGGGCTGGCACGGCATCCACTTCCACGCCGTGGCCGATTGCTCGGACATGGAAAAGTTCGAGAAGTCGAAGGCCCACGTGAACCACGACCAGAGCAAGCACGGCCTGCTCAACCCGGAAGGTCCCGACGAAGGCGACCTGCCGAACGTCTATGCCAATGCGGACGGTTCGGTGAATGCGGAAGTGTCGAGCGAGACGCCGCTCACGGGGGAGGGCGGATTGAAGGATGCCGACGGATCGGCCCTGATCATCCACGCCAATGCGGACGACCATACCAGCCAGCCCATCGGCGGTGCGGGTGCCCGGATCGCCTGCTCGGTGATCAAGTAA
- the dxs gene encoding 1-deoxy-D-xylulose-5-phosphate synthase has product MSRIETSILDGLDEPSSLRALPESALQGVADAVRLEMIDAVSVTGGHLGSGLGVVELTVALHHVFDTPDDRIVWDVGHQAYPHKILTGRRDRIRTLRQPGGLSGFTKRSESVYDPFGAAHSSTSISAALGMAVGRDLDEASAKAKGAPAPKRRNMVAVIGDGSMSAGMAYEAMNNAGALHSRLIVILNDNDMSIAPPVGAMSAYFARLASGGTYRSLRETAKQLGKLLPKALYQRAAAAEEYARSLVVGGGTMFEEMGFHYVGPVDGHNLDHLLPILKNVRDSDEGPILLHVVTRKGKGYAPAEASADRYHGVVKFDVLSGVQAKAKPNAPAYTRVFGESLIKAADADDKVVAITAAMPGGTGIDLFGKAHPDRTFDVGIAEQHAVTFAGGLATEGYKPFVAIYSTFLQRAYDQVVHDVALQNLPVRFCLDRAGLVGADGATHAGAFDLAYLCCLPNMTVMAASDEAELVHMVATAHAHDSGPIALRYPRGEGVGVDLPERGVPLPVGKGRIVRRPEGARVALLSLGTRLGEALKAADQLESAGIAVTVADARFAKPLDEALILDLAASHEVLITLEEGSVGGFGAMVLHLLSEKGALDAGRVRVRTLTLPDLYQDHNNPDTMYAEAGLDADSIVKTVMATLPEQKARSGAKLVSIGKAQR; this is encoded by the coding sequence GTGTCACGGATAGAAACCTCGATCCTCGACGGGCTTGACGAGCCGTCTTCTCTTCGTGCGCTTCCGGAGAGCGCGCTCCAGGGTGTGGCGGACGCGGTGCGTCTTGAGATGATCGACGCGGTGTCGGTGACGGGCGGTCACCTCGGGTCGGGTCTCGGCGTGGTCGAGCTGACGGTGGCGTTGCATCACGTGTTCGACACGCCCGACGACCGGATCGTGTGGGATGTCGGTCACCAGGCCTATCCGCACAAGATCCTGACGGGGCGGCGCGACCGGATCCGGACCCTGCGCCAGCCGGGCGGGCTGTCGGGCTTCACCAAGCGTTCGGAGAGCGTCTACGACCCGTTCGGCGCAGCGCATTCCTCGACCTCGATCTCGGCGGCGTTGGGCATGGCGGTGGGGCGCGATCTCGACGAGGCGTCGGCCAAGGCCAAGGGCGCGCCCGCACCCAAGCGCCGCAACATGGTGGCGGTGATCGGCGACGGCTCGATGTCGGCGGGCATGGCCTACGAGGCGATGAACAATGCCGGCGCGCTGCATTCGCGCCTGATCGTGATCCTCAACGACAACGACATGTCGATCGCCCCGCCGGTGGGGGCGATGTCGGCCTATTTCGCGCGCCTGGCCTCGGGCGGGACCTATCGCTCCCTGCGCGAGACCGCCAAGCAGCTCGGCAAGCTCCTGCCGAAGGCACTCTACCAGCGCGCCGCGGCGGCTGAGGAATATGCCCGCTCGCTGGTGGTGGGCGGCGGCACGATGTTCGAGGAGATGGGCTTCCACTATGTCGGCCCGGTCGACGGGCACAATCTCGACCATCTCCTGCCGATCCTGAAGAACGTGCGCGATTCGGATGAGGGCCCGATCCTGCTCCACGTGGTGACCCGGAAGGGCAAGGGCTACGCGCCGGCGGAGGCCTCGGCCGACCGCTACCACGGCGTCGTCAAGTTCGACGTGCTGTCGGGGGTGCAGGCCAAGGCCAAGCCGAACGCGCCGGCCTATACCCGCGTCTTCGGCGAGAGCCTGATCAAGGCGGCGGATGCCGACGACAAGGTGGTGGCGATCACCGCCGCGATGCCGGGCGGCACGGGCATCGACCTGTTCGGCAAGGCGCATCCCGACCGGACCTTCGATGTCGGCATCGCCGAGCAGCACGCGGTGACTTTCGCCGGCGGGTTGGCGACGGAGGGCTACAAGCCGTTCGTGGCGATCTACTCGACCTTCCTGCAGCGGGCCTACGACCAGGTCGTGCACGATGTGGCGCTGCAGAACCTGCCGGTGCGGTTCTGCCTCGACCGGGCCGGCCTGGTGGGGGCGGACGGCGCGACCCATGCGGGCGCGTTCGATCTCGCCTATCTGTGCTGCCTGCCGAACATGACGGTGATGGCGGCCTCGGACGAGGCCGAGCTGGTGCATATGGTGGCCACGGCGCACGCCCATGACAGCGGCCCGATCGCCCTGCGCTATCCGCGCGGCGAGGGTGTGGGCGTCGACCTGCCCGAGCGCGGCGTACCGCTGCCGGTCGGCAAGGGCCGGATCGTGCGGCGCCCCGAGGGGGCCCGCGTGGCGCTGCTCAGCCTCGGCACGCGCCTCGGCGAGGCGCTGAAGGCGGCCGACCAGCTGGAGAGCGCCGGCATCGCCGTGACGGTGGCGGATGCGCGCTTCGCCAAGCCGCTCGACGAGGCGCTGATCCTGGATCTGGCCGCCTCCCACGAGGTCCTGATCACCCTGGAAGAGGGTTCGGTCGGCGGCTTCGGCGCGATGGTGCTGCATCTCCTGTCGGAGAAGGGCGCGCTGGATGCGGGCCGGGTGCGGGTGCGGACGCTGACGCTGCCGGACCTGTACCAGGACCACAACAACCCGGACACGATGTACGCCGAAGCCGGCCTCGACGCCGACAGCATCGTCAAGACCGTCATGGCCACCTTGCCGGAACAGAAGGCACGGTCCGGCGCCAAGCTCGTGAGCATCGGCAAGGCTCAGCGCTGA
- a CDS encoding exodeoxyribonuclease VII small subunit, with the protein MTAARSAVAATTDSKASDEGLDLPFEKALEQLEEIVRRLEKGDVPLDESVAIYERGEALKRHCEGLLRKAEARIQTITLGPDGRAAGVAPLDVG; encoded by the coding sequence ATGACCGCAGCGCGATCTGCCGTGGCGGCGACAACCGATTCGAAGGCGTCCGACGAGGGCCTCGACCTGCCGTTCGAGAAGGCGCTCGAACAGCTCGAAGAGATCGTGCGGCGTCTTGAGAAGGGCGATGTGCCCCTCGACGAATCGGTCGCGATCTACGAGCGCGGCGAGGCCTTGAAGCGGCATTGCGAGGGCCTGCTGCGCAAGGCAGAGGCCCGGATTCAGACGATCACGCTGGGTCCCGACGGGCGGGCGGCGGGCGTCGCTCCCCTCGATGTCGGTTGA
- a CDS encoding protein-tyrosine-phosphatase: protein MSYIHVCPLSQLTSSLACTGASHLMTLMKVGTAIARPDIIGEGRHCVIEVSDIVAPLDGHVLPGEVHVRRILDFAAAWDRDQPLLIHCYAGISRSTAAAYIAACALAPERDEAEIARALRAASPSATPNALFVEIADRLLARDGRMSAAIAGIGRGADAFEGTPFMLALA from the coding sequence ATGTCGTATATCCACGTCTGCCCCCTATCCCAGTTGACGTCCAGCCTGGCGTGCACCGGCGCCAGCCACCTGATGACGTTGATGAAGGTCGGGACCGCGATCGCCCGGCCCGACATCATCGGGGAAGGTCGCCACTGCGTGATCGAGGTCAGCGACATCGTCGCTCCCCTCGATGGGCATGTCCTGCCGGGCGAGGTGCATGTGCGCCGCATCCTCGATTTTGCCGCCGCCTGGGACCGGGACCAGCCTCTCCTGATCCATTGCTATGCCGGCATCAGTCGCTCCACCGCGGCGGCCTACATCGCCGCCTGCGCCTTGGCGCCGGAGAGGGACGAGGCCGAGATCGCCCGTGCCTTGCGTGCTGCATCGCCATCGGCGACTCCCAATGCCCTGTTCGTCGAGATCGCCGACCGGCTGCTGGCGCGCGATGGGCGGATGTCGGCCGCCATCGCTGGGATCGGTCGAGGGGCCGACGCGTTCGAGGGAACGCCGTTCATGCTCGCCCTGGCGTGA
- a CDS encoding HD family hydrolase has product MLSGRRLDLLDPSPKDIEIADIAHGLARVARWNGQTAGPHVFSVAQHALLVEALGAVLAPGRSRVQRLELLLHDAPEYVIGDIISPFKATIGPSYKTVELRLMAAIRLRFGLQDPTEEEARLVKRADAVAAYLEATRLAGFSEDEAGMIFGRPEATGLEVSALIEPWSTAEAQARFLARFQALISGS; this is encoded by the coding sequence ATGCTGTCGGGCCGCCGCCTCGATCTCCTCGATCCCTCACCCAAGGATATCGAGATCGCCGATATCGCCCACGGCCTTGCCCGGGTCGCGCGCTGGAACGGCCAGACCGCCGGGCCGCACGTCTTTTCCGTGGCCCAGCACGCTCTGCTGGTGGAGGCGCTCGGCGCGGTTCTGGCACCCGGTCGAAGCCGGGTGCAGCGCCTCGAACTTCTTCTGCACGACGCGCCGGAATATGTGATCGGCGACATCATCTCGCCGTTCAAGGCGACGATCGGCCCGTCCTACAAGACGGTGGAACTGCGCCTGATGGCGGCGATCCGCCTGCGATTCGGCCTGCAGGATCCAACCGAGGAGGAAGCCCGCCTCGTCAAACGCGCCGACGCGGTGGCGGCCTATCTCGAGGCGACGAGGCTCGCGGGCTTTTCCGAGGACGAGGCCGGCATGATCTTCGGTCGTCCCGAAGCAACGGGTCTGGAGGTGTCGGCATTGATCGAGCCCTGGTCCACCGCTGAAGCGCAAGCCCGGTTCCTCGCCAGATTCCAGGCACTTATCTCCGGTTCATGA
- a CDS encoding DNA-3-methyladenine glycosylase I: MPHDSTGLIQHPDGCPRCWWAGLDPVYVAYHDTEWGVPEHDGRALYEKLILDGFQAGLSWITILRRRDGFRRAFAGFGPEAIARFTQDDVERLMQDSGIIRNRAKIVGTIAGARAFLALEERGPGFSRFLWDFVGGRPIQGEARDRAGIATETEVSRQISRALKAEGFSFCGPTIVHAFMQAVGMVNDHLVGCHRHAACAAMGAQP; this comes from the coding sequence ATGCCGCACGATTCCACAGGCCTGATCCAGCATCCCGACGGCTGCCCGCGCTGCTGGTGGGCCGGGCTCGACCCGGTCTACGTCGCTTATCACGACACAGAATGGGGCGTGCCCGAGCATGACGGCCGAGCCTTGTACGAAAAACTGATCCTGGACGGGTTCCAGGCCGGCCTGTCCTGGATCACCATCCTGCGCCGCCGCGACGGCTTCCGCCGGGCTTTCGCCGGGTTCGGGCCGGAGGCCATCGCGCGGTTCACGCAGGATGACGTCGAGCGTCTGATGCAGGATTCCGGCATCATCCGGAACCGCGCCAAGATCGTCGGCACCATCGCGGGCGCCCGCGCCTTCCTCGCCCTCGAGGAGCGTGGGCCGGGCTTCTCGCGGTTCCTGTGGGATTTCGTCGGCGGCAGGCCGATTCAGGGGGAGGCGCGGGACAGGGCCGGCATCGCCACCGAGACGGAGGTCTCACGCCAGATCTCTCGCGCCCTCAAGGCGGAAGGATTCAGCTTCTGCGGCCCGACCATCGTCCATGCCTTCATGCAGGCGGTGGGCATGGTGAACGACCATCTCGTCGGCTGCCACCGCCATGCGGCCTGCGCGGCCATGGGAGCCCAGCCTTGA
- a CDS encoding folate-binding protein YgfZ — MPIALLPDRAVMTIAGEEATSFLQGVVTCNIETLEPGEARLGGLLTPQGKILFDFLIWSSGDGFRLDCPAEQAPALAKRLTLYRLRAKVTIAVDPTLGIAASWDGAETSADTERLREGRLASLGERLVFSEGAFSADATEADYHAHRIGLGIPEGGRDFAYGEAFPHEALMDQLGGVDFRKGCYVGQEVVSRMQHRGTARTRIVPVISTEGEALISGAEVSAGPRGLGAIGSVSGSRGLAMLRLDRLADAVAAGEPVRAGGTILGVEKPSFATFAFPEVSPAG; from the coding sequence ATGCCGATCGCCCTGCTGCCGGACCGCGCCGTTATGACTATCGCGGGCGAGGAGGCCACGAGTTTTCTCCAGGGCGTGGTGACCTGCAATATCGAGACCCTCGAACCGGGAGAGGCGCGCCTCGGCGGGCTGCTGACCCCGCAGGGCAAGATCCTGTTCGATTTCCTGATCTGGAGCTCCGGCGACGGCTTCCGCCTGGATTGCCCCGCCGAACAGGCCCCGGCTCTGGCCAAGCGCCTCACGCTCTATCGCCTGCGCGCCAAGGTGACGATCGCCGTCGATCCGACGCTGGGGATCGCCGCGTCATGGGACGGTGCCGAGACCTCTGCCGACACCGAACGCTTGCGCGAGGGACGCCTCGCTTCGTTGGGCGAGCGCCTCGTCTTCTCCGAAGGTGCGTTCTCGGCGGATGCCACGGAGGCCGATTATCACGCGCACCGTATCGGGCTCGGCATCCCCGAGGGTGGTCGCGACTTCGCCTATGGCGAAGCCTTCCCGCACGAGGCACTGATGGATCAACTCGGCGGCGTCGATTTTCGGAAAGGTTGCTATGTCGGGCAGGAAGTGGTGTCGCGCATGCAGCATCGTGGCACCGCCCGCACCCGCATCGTCCCCGTGATCTCCACCGAGGGCGAGGCATTGATCTCAGGCGCCGAGGTGAGTGCCGGGCCGCGCGGGCTTGGCGCGATCGGCAGCGTCTCGGGTTCGCGCGGACTCGCCATGCTGCGCCTCGACCGTCTCGCCGACGCGGTCGCCGCCGGAGAGCCGGTTCGGGCCGGCGGTACGATTCTCGGTGTCGAGAAGCCGTCCTTCGCCACTTTCGCTTTCCCTGAAGTCTCACCGGCCGGCTGA
- a CDS encoding dihydroorotase has product MDQPFDLLLTGGRIVNHDGEHAADLGIRNGRIAAIGDLSRAEGERQDCTGLHLLPGVIDTQVHFREPGLDHKEDLESGSRAAVMGGVTAVFEMPNTNPLTTSAEALADKVARGHHRMHCDFAFWVGGTHENATEVAALERLPGAAGIKVFVGSSTGALLVEDDAGVAEILKRTHRRAAFHAEDEPMLRERKGLRVPGDPSSHPVWRSPEVALKATQRLVRIARETGARIHILHISTAEEMVYLADHKDVASVEVTPHHLTLDGTEAYARLGTLVQMNPPVRDAAHRDGIWHGLTQGVADILGSDHAPHLLEEKAKPYPDSPSGMTGVQTLVPIMLDHVANGRLSLARFVDLTSAGPKRLFGISRKGRLSVGYDADVTVVDLKRRETIRNDWIASKCGWTPYDGVTVTGWPVGTLVRGKRVMWQGELVGPSSGEAVVFDEALPTAP; this is encoded by the coding sequence ATGGACCAGCCCTTCGATCTCCTCCTCACCGGCGGCAGGATCGTCAATCACGACGGCGAGCACGCTGCCGATCTCGGCATCAGGAACGGGCGGATCGCCGCCATCGGCGACCTGTCCCGGGCGGAGGGCGAACGCCAGGACTGCACCGGACTGCACCTGCTGCCCGGCGTCATCGACACCCAGGTCCATTTCCGCGAGCCCGGCCTCGACCACAAGGAAGACCTCGAATCGGGATCCCGCGCCGCGGTGATGGGCGGCGTCACCGCCGTCTTCGAGATGCCCAACACCAACCCGCTGACCACCAGCGCCGAGGCCCTCGCCGACAAGGTCGCGCGGGGCCACCATCGCATGCATTGCGACTTCGCCTTCTGGGTCGGCGGCACCCATGAGAACGCGACGGAGGTCGCCGCGCTCGAACGCCTGCCGGGGGCCGCCGGCATCAAGGTCTTCGTCGGCTCCTCCACCGGCGCGCTATTGGTAGAGGACGATGCCGGCGTCGCCGAGATCCTCAAGCGTACCCACCGCCGTGCCGCCTTCCATGCCGAGGACGAGCCGATGCTGCGCGAGCGCAAGGGCCTGCGGGTTCCAGGCGATCCGTCCTCGCACCCGGTCTGGCGCTCGCCCGAGGTCGCGCTGAAGGCGACGCAGCGCCTGGTGCGGATCGCGCGGGAGACCGGCGCGCGCATCCACATCCTGCACATCTCCACGGCGGAGGAGATGGTCTATCTCGCCGATCACAAGGACGTCGCCAGCGTCGAGGTGACGCCGCATCACCTCACCCTCGACGGCACCGAGGCTTATGCGCGCCTCGGTACCCTGGTGCAGATGAATCCGCCGGTGCGCGACGCCGCCCATCGCGACGGGATCTGGCATGGGCTGACACAGGGTGTCGCCGACATCCTAGGCTCGGATCACGCGCCGCATCTGCTCGAGGAGAAGGCCAAGCCCTATCCCGACTCACCCTCCGGGATGACCGGCGTACAGACTCTGGTGCCGATCATGCTCGACCACGTCGCCAACGGGCGCCTCTCCCTCGCCCGTTTCGTCGATCTGACGAGCGCCGGCCCGAAGCGCCTGTTCGGCATCAGCCGCAAGGGCCGCCTCTCGGTGGGTTACGATGCCGACGTGACGGTGGTGGATTTGAAACGCCGCGAGACCATCCGCAACGATTGGATCGCCTCGAAATGCGGCTGGACGCCCTATGACGGCGTCACCGTCACCGGCTGGCCGGTGGGCACGCTCGTGCGGGGCAAGCGCGTGATGTGGCAGGGCGAACTCGTCGGCCCATCGAGCGGGGAGGCGGTGGTCTTCGACGAGGCGTTGCCGACCGCACCGTAG
- a CDS encoding phosphatase PAP2 family protein — protein MTGMIALAALGTGAPLIDHHLIALDRAMGLDAKAFVEWVSQWDLVVLVLMTAYESSIALIFVTLFTLVLASRSHSAWRFCACIVGAALVCTLASGIAPAVGAFEALNLSSDILARLPDGAGIYHLHAFEAYRNGATRTIDVTQPAGVVTFPSFHTAVAVATAHAWREMRVLAVPVAVWNALVVISTVPIGGHYFVDLIAGAAVCSALLLLTRDRRSKERTMPEMSPVGIHIPAPGAA, from the coding sequence ATGACCGGTATGATCGCCTTGGCCGCCCTGGGGACGGGCGCCCCCCTGATCGATCACCACCTCATCGCCCTCGATCGCGCGATGGGGCTCGATGCGAAGGCCTTCGTTGAATGGGTGTCCCAGTGGGACTTGGTCGTTCTGGTGCTGATGACAGCCTATGAGAGCTCGATCGCCCTCATTTTCGTGACCCTGTTCACACTCGTCCTCGCGTCTCGATCACACAGCGCGTGGCGCTTCTGCGCCTGCATCGTCGGCGCGGCGCTCGTCTGCACTCTGGCTTCGGGGATCGCTCCCGCCGTGGGAGCTTTCGAGGCACTGAACCTGTCATCCGACATCCTGGCGCGACTTCCGGACGGGGCCGGCATCTACCACCTCCACGCCTTCGAGGCGTACCGGAACGGCGCGACGAGAACCATCGACGTCACCCAGCCGGCAGGGGTGGTGACCTTTCCGTCCTTCCACACGGCCGTGGCGGTTGCGACGGCTCATGCCTGGAGGGAGATGCGCGTCCTCGCGGTGCCCGTCGCGGTCTGGAACGCCCTCGTCGTCATATCGACGGTTCCGATCGGCGGTCATTACTTCGTCGATCTCATCGCCGGGGCGGCCGTCTGTTCCGCCCTCCTTCTTCTCACCCGTGACCGGCGAAGCAAAGAGCGGACGATGCCCGAGATGAGCCCGGTCGGCATCCACATACCGGCACCGGGAGCCGCTTGA
- a CDS encoding TIGR02301 family protein, with protein sequence MSSVPDIATAQQRPASARPAQKSSEKDKEPPAPAEPPPAPYDRDLMRLSEIIGSLSFLRSLCAASDAAEWPTRMKALMDAEGVTPGRRDRLAGAYNRGYRGYSLTYRACTPSANEAASRYVVEGERLSHALASRFGG encoded by the coding sequence GTGTCGAGCGTGCCCGACATCGCCACGGCGCAGCAGCGACCGGCCTCCGCACGACCTGCGCAGAAATCCTCGGAGAAGGATAAGGAGCCCCCCGCTCCGGCCGAGCCGCCGCCCGCTCCCTACGACCGCGATCTGATGCGGCTGTCCGAGATCATCGGCTCGCTCTCCTTCCTGCGCAGCCTGTGCGCGGCCTCGGATGCGGCGGAATGGCCGACCCGGATGAAGGCGCTGATGGATGCGGAGGGGGTGACGCCGGGGCGGAGGGACCGGCTCGCCGGAGCCTATAACCGTGGTTATCGCGGCTATTCCCTCACCTACCGAGCCTGCACGCCTTCCGCGAACGAAGCGGCGTCCCGCTATGTCGTGGAGGGCGAACGCCTGTCCCACGCCCTGGCCAGCCGGTTCGGGGGGTGA
- a CDS encoding NUDIX hydrolase yields MSEAASEDGSDVRLFPARPFVGASIAVIRDGRVLLAARANEPLRGVWTLPGGLVEAGETLAQAALRELHEEVGVSAIVVRSLIPTEIILRAEDGRVRHHYVVHPHAALWASGEPAPGPEALDVRWALLEELADLATTPGLQETVAEAFALVGDHAGPR; encoded by the coding sequence ATGAGCGAAGCAGCGAGCGAGGACGGCTCCGACGTCCGGCTCTTCCCGGCGCGACCCTTCGTCGGCGCATCCATCGCCGTCATTCGCGACGGGCGGGTGCTTCTGGCCGCGAGAGCCAACGAGCCCCTGCGCGGGGTCTGGACCCTTCCCGGTGGCCTGGTCGAGGCCGGCGAGACGCTGGCGCAGGCGGCCTTGCGCGAATTGCACGAGGAAGTCGGCGTCTCGGCCATCGTCGTCCGGTCCCTGATCCCGACCGAGATCATCCTGCGCGCCGAGGACGGCCGCGTGCGTCACCATTACGTCGTCCATCCCCATGCGGCTCTCTGGGCGTCGGGAGAGCCGGCACCCGGTCCCGAGGCTCTGGACGTGCGCTGGGCCCTTCTCGAGGAGCTCGCCGATCTCGCGACGACGCCGGGGCTCCAGGAAACGGTGGCCGAGGCCTTCGCGCTGGTCGGTGACCATGCGGGACCCCGATGA